A portion of the Roseovarius sp. SCSIO 43702 genome contains these proteins:
- a CDS encoding M23 family metallopeptidase, whose protein sequence is MTAATLVAAVSFPALAQDGPNPRFALPVDCALGEDCFIQQYVDHDPGPGARDFACAPHSYDGHKGTDFALPTHADLAREVRVTAIAPGRIRGARDGMPDRAYTEADAAALEGRDCGNGVLIEHDDGWTSQYCHMARGSIAVREGQRVEAGTTLGHIGLSGRTQFPHLHLTLRHEGRVVDPFDPDGESTCATPSTETLWQDDVAYTPGGLLSVGFSDSVPGFDAIRAGQADEPISPETPALVFWAFAFGGHAGDVLRLDLVGPEGDIIRHDARLEKDQAQFFRAAGRKLRGASWPSGAYTGTATFLRDGTEIDRRNTRFTLP, encoded by the coding sequence TTGACCGCCGCGACCTTGGTCGCGGCGGTCTCGTTTCCGGCGCTGGCCCAGGATGGCCCCAACCCCCGCTTTGCCCTCCCGGTCGACTGTGCGCTGGGCGAGGATTGCTTCATCCAGCAATATGTCGATCACGATCCCGGCCCCGGTGCGCGCGATTTCGCCTGCGCCCCGCACAGCTATGACGGCCACAAGGGCACCGATTTCGCCCTGCCCACCCACGCCGATCTCGCGCGAGAGGTTCGCGTCACCGCGATAGCTCCGGGCCGCATCAGGGGCGCGCGCGATGGGATGCCGGACCGCGCCTACACCGAGGCCGACGCGGCCGCGCTCGAGGGGCGTGATTGCGGAAACGGGGTGCTCATCGAACATGACGACGGCTGGACCAGTCAATATTGCCACATGGCGCGCGGCTCCATCGCGGTAAGAGAAGGCCAGCGCGTCGAGGCAGGGACCACGCTTGGCCATATCGGCCTCTCCGGTCGCACGCAGTTTCCGCACCTGCATCTCACGCTCCGCCACGAGGGTCGCGTGGTCGACCCGTTCGACCCGGATGGAGAGAGTACCTGCGCCACCCCGTCGACCGAAACGCTCTGGCAGGACGACGTAGCCTACACACCCGGCGGGCTGCTGTCGGTGGGTTTCTCCGACAGCGTACCGGGATTCGACGCGATCCGCGCGGGTCAGGCCGATGAGCCAATCTCGCCGGAGACACCGGCGCTGGTCTTCTGGGCCTTCGCCTTCGGAGGCCACGCCGGCGACGTTCTGCGCCTCGACCTTGTCGGCCCGGAGGGCGACATCATACGCCACGATGCAAGGCTGGAAAAGGATCAGGCACAGTTCTTCCGCGCCGCGGGCCGCAAGCTCAGGGGGGCGTCATGGCCTTCCGGCGCCTATACGGGCACCGCCACGTTCCTGCGCGATGGCACCGAGATCGACCGGCGCAACACCCGCTTCACCCTGCCCTGA